A genomic region of Ammospiza nelsoni isolate bAmmNel1 chromosome 3, bAmmNel1.pri, whole genome shotgun sequence contains the following coding sequences:
- the TAAR1 gene encoding trace amine-associated receptor 1, translating into MQLCCESINGSCIRSSWSNSIRISMYIFMVCIILATVVGNLTVIISISHFKQLHTPTNFLILSMATVDFLLGFFVMPCSMVRSVEHCWYFGEFFCKIHSSMDIMLSTASIFHLSFISIDRYYAVCDPLRYKSKINTFVIVAMVCISWMVPAAFAFGMIFLDLNLRGAEKIYNHVHCAGGCFLLFSETSGIVASIVSFYIPGFVMLCIYRKIYSVAKKQARSINAINRKKMRFEMKHHISFCRERKAAKTLGIIMGVFLICWTPFFFFTATNPFMNYVIPPVLIDALVWFGYLNSTLNPVVYAFFYLWFRRALKIILLGKVFQQDSSRTHLFSD; encoded by the coding sequence ATGCAATTGTGCTGTGAATCCATAAATGGCTCTTGCATAAGGAGCAGCTGGTCAAACAGCATCCGTATTTCCATGTACATCTTCATGGTTTGCATTATTCTGGCCACAGTGGTTGGGAATCTGACAGTTATCATCTCAATATCACATTTCAAGCAGCTCCACACGCCTACAAATTTCCTGATACTTTCAATGGCTACGGTAGACTTCCTGCTGGGATTCTTCGTCATGCCCTGCAGCATGGTGCGCTCTGTTGAGCACTGCTGGTATTTTGGGGAGTTCTTCTGCAAGATCCACTCGAGCATGGACATTATGCTGAGCACAGCTTCTATCTTCCATCTTTCCTTCATATCCATCGACCGTTACTATGCTGTGTGTGACCCTTTAAGATACAAATCAAAGATAAATACTTTTGTCATTGTGGCCATGGTGTGTATAAGCTGGATGgtccctgctgcttttgcttttggaATGATCTTTCTAGACCTAAACTTGAGAGGGGCAGAAAAGATTTATAATCATGTCCACTGTGCAGGAGGATGCTTTCTCCTTTTTAGTGAAACTTCAGGTATTGTGGCCTCCATAGTGTCTTTTTACATCCCTGGATTTGTTATGCTGTGCATCTATAGGAAAATATACTCTGTAGCCAAGAAGCAGGCAAGATCCATCAATgcaattaacagaaaaaaaatgcgATTTGAAATGAAGCACCACATTTCATtctgcagagaaaggaaagctgctAAGACTTTAGGCATCATAATGGGAGTGTTTCTCATCTGCTGGACTCCATTCTTCTTCTTTACAGCTACCAATCCATTTATGAATTATGTGATTCCTCCTGTTCTCATTgatgctttggtttggtttggctaTTTAAATTCTACACTTAACCCAGttgtttatgcatttttttactTGTGGTTTCGCAGGGCATTGAAGATTATTCTGTTAGGAAAAGTTTTTCAACAGGACTCTTCCAGGACTCATTTGTTCTCAGACTAA